A genomic window from Streptomyces brevispora includes:
- a CDS encoding transglycosylase SLT domain-containing protein: MQFTAMSEKFARMNRTKKISLGMVTAGAAVVAGVVAGAPAATAATPAAPAAPVQVPGSNVDTWIKQALKVMHDKGIPGTYEGIHRNLMRESGGNPNAINNWDSNAAKGIPSKGLLQVVDPTFNAYHVSGTAHNVYDPVANIAASANYAAQRYGSIDNVNSAY; this comes from the coding sequence ATGCAGTTCACCGCGATGTCCGAGAAGTTCGCCCGCATGAACCGGACCAAGAAGATCTCGCTGGGTATGGTCACCGCAGGAGCCGCAGTCGTGGCCGGCGTCGTCGCCGGAGCCCCGGCCGCCACGGCAGCCACCCCCGCCGCCCCCGCCGCCCCCGTTCAGGTCCCCGGCAGCAACGTCGACACCTGGATCAAGCAGGCGCTGAAGGTCATGCACGACAAGGGCATCCCCGGCACCTACGAAGGCATCCACCGCAACCTGATGCGCGAGTCCGGCGGTAACCCCAACGCCATCAACAACTGGGACTCCAACGCAGCCAAGGGCATCCCGTCCAAGGGCCTGCTGCAGGTCGTCGACCCCACCTTCAACGCCTACCACGTGAGTGGCACGGCGCATAACGTCTACGACCCGGTCGCCAACATCGCCGCGTCCGCCAACTACGCCGCTCAGCGCTACGGCTCGATCGACAACGTCAACTCGGCCTACTGA
- a CDS encoding glycoside hydrolase family 64 protein: MISRRLFLTGGVAASATALTYPVWGGALSPRASAAAATCELALENKSLPGRVNAYVTGHEQGTDRWVLLRADGSVYHPDSPAAPQTPLPVDCAIPLNAAGGAPVVVTLPQMYGARVYFVRDDTLDFYLNPGPALVEPAFATSTDSNYGRTWSFCEFTFNPSQLYANISYVDLVTALPIGLTLEGDTTHTVAPLPDGAVQKIADGLVAQAAADGQPWDKLVTRGSDGHVLRVISPQNLMAPFFGSPDEMPFRDLFTAQIDEVWEKYRSTDLRIDLQGGRGVFTGRVSGDTLTFNGGHTFTKPVSRDIFTCNHGPFANNPADSDDKKGLLARLAAGFNRSIMLSHPDQPNGTTVADYYQGAVTNHWSRIVHANSPIGYAFPYDDVRPEGEPDVSGAANDGNPRRFTVSVGS; encoded by the coding sequence GTGATTTCGCGCAGACTGTTCCTGACGGGCGGCGTCGCCGCCTCCGCGACCGCACTCACCTATCCCGTCTGGGGAGGCGCGTTGAGCCCGCGCGCGTCGGCGGCCGCCGCGACCTGCGAACTGGCTCTGGAGAACAAGTCCCTGCCCGGCCGGGTCAACGCGTACGTCACCGGTCATGAGCAGGGCACCGACCGCTGGGTGCTGCTGCGGGCCGACGGCAGCGTCTACCACCCGGACTCCCCCGCGGCCCCGCAGACCCCGCTGCCGGTCGACTGCGCCATCCCGCTGAACGCGGCGGGCGGCGCACCCGTCGTGGTCACGCTCCCCCAGATGTACGGGGCCCGGGTCTACTTCGTGCGCGACGACACCCTGGACTTCTACCTCAACCCGGGACCCGCCCTGGTCGAGCCGGCCTTCGCCACGTCCACGGACTCGAACTACGGGCGCACCTGGTCGTTCTGCGAGTTCACCTTCAACCCGTCGCAGCTGTACGCGAACATCAGCTACGTCGACCTGGTGACGGCGCTGCCGATCGGCCTGACGCTGGAGGGCGACACCACGCACACCGTGGCCCCGCTCCCGGACGGCGCCGTCCAGAAGATCGCCGACGGTCTCGTCGCCCAGGCGGCCGCGGACGGGCAGCCCTGGGACAAGCTGGTGACGCGCGGCTCGGACGGCCATGTGCTGCGGGTGATCTCGCCGCAGAACCTGATGGCACCGTTCTTCGGCAGCCCGGACGAGATGCCGTTCCGGGATCTGTTCACCGCGCAGATCGACGAGGTCTGGGAGAAGTACCGCTCGACCGACCTGCGGATCGACCTCCAGGGCGGGCGCGGCGTCTTCACCGGGCGGGTCAGCGGCGACACCCTGACCTTCAACGGCGGGCACACCTTCACCAAGCCCGTCTCCAGGGACATCTTCACCTGCAACCACGGGCCGTTCGCCAACAACCCGGCGGACTCCGACGACAAGAAGGGCCTGCTGGCCCGGCTCGCGGCGGGCTTCAACCGCTCGATCATGCTCAGTCACCCCGACCAGCCGAACGGCACGACGGTGGCGGACTACTACCAGGGCGCCGTGACCAACCACTGGTCGCGGATCGTCCACGCCAACAGCCCGATCGGCTACGCCTTCCCGTACGACGACGTACGCCCCGAGGGTGAGCCGGACGTCTCGGGCGCGGCGAACGACGGCAACCCGCGGCGCTTCACCGTGAGTGTCGGCTCCTGA
- a CDS encoding endo-alpha-N-acetylgalactosaminidase family protein yields MSSRFTTAGAVAAASAAVLALVGTALPATAAAPSPTDPPPTAAESALRAGAVIGSAQLAVAVADDFPRVLTYTDRASGNQLSGSTRPVTAVTLNGTAHPVRLKGAPKITTSAARYTLTFADLPGVEIDASLSVSGRATTFKVTAVRDTAAFRVGTIDIPGHDLVSVASTDTGAATAFTQLDPDSTKTADVFAKVTDATKADAAPLGATYAIVNTGSLAAAVESNSSYDKPSGATGGDDARFWHQARKADDGSTRVGVWSGQWTYRGEGAPKPESGDNLPWAKVVVTPDVNGDKTVDWQDGAVAFRSIGVVAPGSKDTADRVITHIPFNFASQATHPFLRTLDDVKRISLATDGLGQLALLKGYASEGHDSAHPDYGGNYNKRAGGLKDLNELLKDGKKWGATFGVHVNATEAYPEAKAFDEKLVDKSKPGWNWLNQSYYIDQRTDINSGDLAKRFQQLRNETDSNLSMLYIDVYYSHGWIADKTLRSVQKQGWNVSSEWADKFERGSLWSHWANDLDYGGATNKGLNSQIIRFIRNDEKDVWNNDPVLGQSAIDEFEGWTGETDWNAFYDNVWQRDLPAKYLQQQKITRWDGNDITFTGGVSGTVEDGKRTFYDHGRKVLSGTDYLLPWDGGKKLYHYSESGGTSSWAVPSKGTYTVYELTDNGRVKTGTVRPVDGEITITAEAGQPYVLYPDKAPKAADAKWGQGTPVDDPGFNDNGLTAWSKTGTAVRDTDTRGRNSAELSGTGTAALSQRIDGLKPGTRYTASALIEVQPGRTRHTTLSAGGNSVAVDRSTAKDQVAASDWHGTYFQRAEVNFTAPANGRTTLRIEAAEGSAATVRADDVRIVANAPATRKNTVVYEDFEDVDQGWGPFLKGDAGGSTDPRTSVSQLHAPYTQAGWNGKLVDDVLGGKESLKAHEENAGLVYRTAPWTVPMADGHRYKVGYDYQSSHAGAYEWVDGYDRITTDGKPGSVTTRTTPIGAQHTTGHFTETVTAGCGDTWTGLRKRDDAPEGADFVLDGFTVTDLGKAPVGEQAACGTLTVEPAGETLEPGTANVVKASFTNYEATGVTGVSVNLTVPDGWKAEPAGAVTFDSVAAGAKATASWQVTPPVDVKYQTYQLSSETGYAVGGARRTLGAQTSVRTLPPPPTADSWASDLDWTASENGWGPVERDLSNGETGTGDGTPLTIGGTVYAKGLGSHAPAKIRYYLGGKCTSFTTEVGVDDVQKSAGSVQFSVTADGTEKVKSPVLRAADPAWSLTADVTGAKYVELIVGDGGDGNGNDHADWGNARFHCGG; encoded by the coding sequence ATGTCGTCAAGATTCACTACGGCGGGCGCTGTCGCCGCCGCCTCAGCCGCCGTCCTGGCTCTGGTGGGGACCGCCCTCCCCGCCACAGCCGCCGCCCCCTCACCCACCGACCCCCCGCCCACCGCGGCCGAATCGGCCCTCCGGGCAGGCGCGGTCATCGGGTCCGCGCAGCTCGCCGTCGCCGTCGCGGACGACTTCCCGCGCGTCCTGACGTACACCGACCGGGCCTCCGGGAACCAGCTGTCCGGCAGCACCCGGCCGGTCACCGCCGTCACCCTCAACGGCACCGCACACCCCGTGCGGCTCAAGGGCGCGCCCAAGATCACCACGTCGGCCGCCCGCTACACGCTGACCTTCGCCGATCTGCCCGGCGTCGAGATCGACGCCTCGCTCTCGGTCTCCGGACGCGCCACCACCTTCAAGGTGACCGCCGTCCGCGACACCGCCGCGTTCCGGGTCGGCACGATCGACATCCCCGGCCACGACCTGGTCTCCGTCGCCAGTACGGACACCGGGGCCGCGACCGCCTTCACCCAGCTGGACCCCGACTCGACGAAGACCGCCGACGTCTTCGCGAAGGTCACCGACGCCACCAAGGCCGACGCCGCACCGCTCGGCGCCACGTACGCGATAGTCAACACCGGCTCACTGGCGGCCGCCGTCGAGTCCAACTCCTCGTACGACAAGCCCTCCGGTGCCACCGGCGGCGACGACGCCCGCTTCTGGCACCAGGCCCGCAAGGCCGACGACGGCTCCACCCGGGTCGGCGTCTGGTCCGGCCAGTGGACCTACCGCGGCGAGGGCGCGCCCAAGCCCGAGAGCGGCGACAACCTGCCCTGGGCGAAGGTCGTCGTCACCCCCGACGTCAACGGAGACAAGACCGTCGACTGGCAGGACGGCGCCGTCGCCTTCCGCTCCATCGGCGTGGTCGCGCCGGGCAGCAAGGACACCGCGGACCGGGTCATCACCCACATCCCGTTCAACTTCGCCAGCCAGGCCACCCACCCCTTCCTGCGCACCCTCGACGACGTCAAGCGGATCTCCCTCGCCACCGACGGCCTCGGACAGCTGGCACTGCTCAAGGGATACGCCTCCGAGGGCCACGACTCCGCCCACCCCGACTACGGCGGCAACTACAACAAGCGCGCCGGCGGGCTGAAGGACCTCAACGAACTCCTGAAGGACGGCAAGAAGTGGGGCGCGACCTTCGGCGTCCACGTCAACGCCACCGAGGCCTACCCGGAGGCGAAGGCCTTCGACGAGAAGCTCGTCGACAAGTCCAAGCCGGGCTGGAACTGGCTCAACCAGAGCTACTACATCGACCAGCGCACCGACATCAACAGCGGTGACCTGGCCAAGCGCTTCCAGCAGCTGCGGAACGAGACCGACAGCAACCTCAGCATGCTGTACATCGACGTCTACTACTCGCACGGCTGGATAGCCGACAAGACCCTCCGGTCCGTCCAGAAGCAGGGCTGGAACGTCTCCAGCGAATGGGCCGACAAGTTCGAGCGCGGCTCCCTCTGGTCGCACTGGGCCAACGACCTCGACTACGGCGGCGCCACCAACAAGGGCCTCAACTCGCAGATCATCCGGTTCATCCGCAACGACGAGAAGGACGTCTGGAACAACGACCCGGTCCTCGGCCAGAGCGCCATCGACGAGTTCGAGGGCTGGACCGGCGAGACCGACTGGAACGCCTTCTACGACAACGTCTGGCAGCGCGACCTGCCCGCCAAGTACCTCCAGCAGCAGAAGATCACCCGCTGGGACGGCAACGACATCACGTTCACCGGCGGCGTGAGCGGCACCGTCGAGGACGGGAAGCGGACCTTCTACGACCACGGCCGCAAGGTGCTCAGCGGCACCGACTACCTGCTGCCGTGGGACGGCGGCAAGAAGCTGTACCACTACAGCGAGTCCGGCGGTACGAGCAGCTGGGCGGTGCCCTCCAAGGGCACGTACACCGTCTACGAGCTCACCGACAACGGCCGGGTGAAGACCGGCACGGTCCGCCCCGTCGACGGGGAGATCACGATCACGGCCGAGGCCGGGCAGCCGTACGTCCTCTACCCGGACAAGGCGCCGAAGGCCGCCGACGCCAAGTGGGGACAGGGCACCCCCGTCGACGACCCCGGCTTCAACGACAACGGGCTGACCGCCTGGTCGAAGACCGGCACCGCCGTCCGTGACACCGACACCCGGGGCCGCAACAGCGCCGAGCTGTCCGGCACCGGCACGGCGGCCCTCTCCCAGCGCATCGACGGACTGAAGCCCGGCACGCGCTACACCGCCTCCGCCCTCATCGAGGTCCAGCCCGGCAGGACCCGGCATACCACCCTGTCGGCCGGCGGGAACTCCGTGGCCGTGGACCGCTCCACCGCCAAGGACCAGGTCGCCGCCTCCGACTGGCACGGTACGTACTTCCAGCGGGCCGAGGTGAACTTCACCGCCCCCGCGAACGGGCGCACCACGCTGCGCATCGAAGCCGCCGAGGGCAGCGCGGCGACGGTCCGCGCCGATGACGTACGCATCGTCGCCAACGCCCCGGCGACCAGGAAGAACACCGTCGTGTACGAGGACTTCGAGGACGTCGACCAGGGCTGGGGCCCCTTCCTCAAGGGCGACGCCGGCGGCTCCACCGACCCCCGCACCAGCGTCTCCCAGCTGCACGCCCCGTACACCCAGGCCGGCTGGAACGGAAAGCTCGTCGACGACGTGCTCGGCGGCAAGGAGTCCCTCAAGGCCCACGAGGAGAACGCCGGACTCGTCTACCGCACCGCCCCCTGGACCGTCCCGATGGCCGACGGCCACCGCTACAAGGTCGGGTACGACTACCAGTCCAGCCATGCCGGCGCCTACGAGTGGGTCGACGGCTACGACCGGATCACCACGGACGGCAAGCCCGGCTCGGTGACGACCCGGACCACCCCGATCGGCGCCCAGCACACCACCGGCCACTTCACCGAGACCGTCACGGCGGGCTGCGGCGACACCTGGACCGGGCTGCGCAAGCGCGACGACGCCCCCGAGGGCGCCGACTTCGTCCTCGACGGCTTCACCGTGACCGACCTCGGCAAGGCCCCCGTCGGAGAGCAGGCCGCCTGCGGCACGCTCACCGTCGAACCCGCCGGGGAGACCCTGGAACCGGGCACGGCCAACGTCGTGAAGGCGAGCTTCACCAACTACGAGGCCACCGGTGTCACCGGTGTCTCGGTGAACCTGACCGTCCCCGACGGCTGGAAGGCCGAGCCCGCGGGCGCCGTCACCTTCGACTCGGTCGCGGCCGGTGCGAAGGCCACCGCCAGCTGGCAGGTCACCCCGCCGGTGGACGTCAAGTACCAGACGTACCAGCTGAGTTCGGAGACGGGCTACGCCGTGGGCGGTGCCCGGCGCACCCTCGGCGCGCAGACCTCGGTCCGCACCCTGCCGCCGCCGCCCACCGCCGACAGCTGGGCCAGCGACCTGGACTGGACGGCCTCCGAGAACGGCTGGGGACCGGTCGAGCGCGACCTCTCCAACGGCGAGACCGGAACCGGTGACGGCACCCCGCTGACCATCGGCGGCACGGTCTACGCCAAGGGCCTCGGCAGCCACGCACCCGCGAAGATCCGCTACTACCTGGGCGGCAAGTGCACCTCGTTCACCACCGAGGTGGGCGTGGACGATGTGCAGAAGAGCGCCGGCAGCGTGCAGTTCTCCGTGACGGCGGACGGCACGGAGAAGGTGAAGTCGCCGGTCCTCAGGGCCGCCGACCCCGCCTGGTCGCTGACGGCGGACGTCACCGGCGCGAAGTACGTCGAGCTGATCGTCGGTGACGGCGGCGACGGCAACGGTAACGACCACGCCGACTGGGGCAACGCCCGCTTCCACTGCGGCGGCTGA
- a CDS encoding twin-arginine translocation signal domain-containing protein, which produces MSLLPARSRRAFLATGSATALGLALAPGGPVPPGAPSPPAPPTGTG; this is translated from the coding sequence GTGTCACTTCTGCCCGCCAGGTCGCGCCGTGCCTTTCTCGCCACCGGCAGCGCCACCGCACTGGGCCTGGCGCTCGCCCCCGGCGGCCCGGTGCCTCCCGGCGCACCGTCGCCGCCCGCGCCGCCGACCGGCACTGGCTGA
- a CDS encoding polysaccharide lyase beta-sandwich domain-containing protein, with product MLANTAAVQAVAVRPPGLTAADFWQPGQAGRLASTGPASVLVREVRGATTIRISGPDRSGNPFEVVWDRPVEVVWDRPVRGAVPVDPGIEVRATGRRLVLGVDPGTAGPR from the coding sequence GTGCTCGCCAACACCGCCGCCGTGCAGGCGGTGGCCGTGCGCCCGCCCGGGCTGACCGCCGCCGACTTCTGGCAGCCGGGCCAGGCGGGACGGCTCGCCTCGACCGGGCCGGCCAGTGTGCTCGTGCGCGAGGTCCGGGGTGCGACGACGATCCGGATCAGCGGCCCCGACCGCAGTGGCAACCCCTTCGAGGTGGTCTGGGACCGGCCGGTCGAGGTGGTCTGGGACCGGCCGGTGCGCGGGGCCGTTCCGGTGGACCCGGGCATCGAGGTCCGCGCCACCGGACGACGGCTGGTGCTGGGCGTGGACCCGGGAACGGCGGGGCCACGCTGA
- a CDS encoding S1 family peptidase yields the protein MRELRADWRLRLRRGDAAGPVCGAGVLLTHDRMLTCAHVVGEPDTPMWVEFAENPGIPPVAARVAPGGWLPGLDGAGREDIAVLALDSPRPQAAPAQLGRRMERGRKVWIGGYSQAFDDGMWLTGRISGLHGAWVQLDAGTNAEVVRPGFSGAAVQTRGEEPHDELVVGLVVSWRGDLELGLPTENDLAFSYMIPIDRIAELVPLVAELSGPDGWDSGLSRRLRDWFTDGDQPAVRFGVVGHGGGRDRTLRHHLHRAHLVYRGGRTRPEELVETLVAQLRPPRHRRNAYRDWLLEGGDEPERPATGRPDGSGRVLAVIGLDEDPDPRGLVPLLARVRTLGFRLLIIFRGGDGAALAEVSRDLLVPALDERAEELVGRAEHFEREWVRLNGMIDSASVAPRPAVTAAARRQQLRALRSLTDPRQQLTALKTLLRELRADLDEESRSRRPILPGQRTGPGPAGRP from the coding sequence ATGCGGGAGTTGAGGGCGGACTGGCGGCTCCGATTACGGCGCGGCGACGCGGCCGGCCCGGTGTGCGGGGCCGGGGTGCTGCTCACCCACGACCGCATGCTGACCTGCGCGCACGTCGTCGGCGAACCGGACACCCCGATGTGGGTGGAGTTCGCGGAGAACCCCGGAATCCCGCCGGTCGCCGCCCGGGTCGCGCCGGGCGGCTGGCTGCCCGGCCTGGACGGGGCGGGCCGCGAGGACATCGCCGTACTGGCGCTGGACAGCCCCCGCCCGCAGGCGGCGCCCGCGCAGCTGGGACGGCGGATGGAGCGCGGCCGGAAGGTGTGGATCGGCGGCTACTCCCAGGCCTTCGACGACGGCATGTGGCTCACCGGCCGGATCAGCGGACTGCACGGCGCGTGGGTGCAGCTCGACGCCGGGACCAACGCCGAGGTGGTACGCCCCGGATTCAGCGGCGCGGCCGTGCAGACGCGGGGCGAGGAGCCGCACGACGAACTGGTCGTCGGCCTGGTGGTGAGCTGGCGCGGTGATCTGGAGCTGGGGCTGCCCACCGAGAACGACCTGGCGTTCTCGTACATGATCCCGATCGACCGGATCGCCGAACTCGTACCTCTCGTAGCCGAGTTGAGCGGGCCCGACGGCTGGGACAGCGGACTGTCCCGACGCCTGCGCGACTGGTTCACGGACGGCGACCAGCCCGCGGTGCGGTTCGGTGTCGTCGGGCACGGCGGCGGCCGCGACCGCACTCTGCGGCACCACCTCCACCGGGCCCACCTGGTCTACCGGGGTGGCCGCACCCGGCCCGAGGAGCTCGTCGAGACCCTGGTGGCGCAGCTGCGGCCGCCGCGTCACCGGCGCAACGCCTACCGCGACTGGCTCCTGGAGGGTGGCGACGAACCGGAGCGCCCGGCCACCGGACGCCCCGACGGATCGGGGCGGGTGCTCGCCGTGATCGGACTGGACGAGGACCCGGACCCGCGCGGGCTGGTGCCCCTGCTGGCGCGGGTACGGACACTCGGCTTCCGGTTGCTGATCATCTTCCGCGGCGGCGACGGAGCGGCACTGGCCGAGGTGTCGCGGGACCTGCTGGTGCCGGCCCTGGACGAGCGGGCCGAGGAACTGGTGGGCAGGGCCGAGCACTTCGAGCGGGAGTGGGTCAGGTTGAACGGCATGATCGACTCGGCGTCCGTGGCTCCCCGCCCCGCCGTCACCGCGGCCGCCCGCCGCCAACAGCTGCGCGCACTGCGCTCGCTCACGGATCCGCGGCAGCAACTGACCGCGCTGAAAACGCTGTTACGCGAGCTACGCGCCGATCTCGACGAAGAGTCCCGCTCCCGGCGCCCGATCCTGCCGGGGCAGCGCACCGGCCCCGGCCCGGCAGGGCGCCCATGA
- a CDS encoding serine/threonine protein kinase: protein MRIRCPHRRFTGARCDGAVQPTGHCDTCGRDEAAPGLPPLPTAPEEYGPAGLLELPLLEPGSPADRLGAADQPVRIVMTCSAKACGAAFVPPYTAAPPPDRGNCPCCGAQYSYRPELTRGGPLLQDQYEIRGPIAHGGQGWVYLAEDTHLEDLVAVKGLLNRYAERGAAQAGEERRSLVAIRHERIVQIRDFVSTRNDDGTVSGGYIVMEDVGDRTLSAVVESTRQGDFVLDIEHVITYGCQILEALAHLHGMDFLYGDMKPSNVIHHRDGIKVIDLGGVRKAGATDPPPVITPWFAAPEMDGSTPLTVAHDLHTVGITLAELAAWAVGDDVPGLGISSFRLVVERATERDPERRFDSADDMSGQLRGVLREIRALRGKRDQPEPSAYFTPSTELLGARLGSVPDYAHWLCRPPYGRRQTPESPALDSGLPTPTEIARRLPVPRPYPGDPQAARFGVSSYDPGQPLNQPAHGEQSVEICLHNARLLLGHEGDEALAAAREQLAAAAAIPGPGPVREWRLSWHRGLLALRGADVLDDREPMLEQALEQFSAVHRALPGEYAAKLALAYSAEQLGEDRPAAAGPSAYELFRAVHARNPSHVGAALGLARLALARGDRAAAIEVLDLVPDESRDHTVARIAAFRIRAARLAAGERPLPEEAEIDACLAALAPEPGAPAAVVAGDEPAWLLRTELYEWKLDAVRAADNGPRPRGGWLRTGLPPPPVPGERDVRVRLEQCYRWLARRRQAPAEYERLIDLSHAVRPQTRF, encoded by the coding sequence ATGAGGATCCGGTGCCCACACCGCCGCTTCACCGGCGCCCGCTGCGACGGGGCCGTTCAGCCCACCGGCCACTGCGACACCTGCGGCCGCGACGAGGCGGCCCCCGGTCTGCCGCCGCTGCCCACCGCCCCGGAGGAGTACGGCCCCGCCGGACTGCTCGAACTGCCGCTGCTGGAGCCGGGCAGCCCGGCCGACCGGCTCGGCGCCGCCGATCAGCCGGTGCGCATCGTGATGACGTGCTCGGCCAAGGCCTGCGGGGCCGCGTTCGTCCCGCCGTACACCGCGGCCCCACCACCGGACAGGGGCAACTGCCCCTGCTGCGGAGCCCAGTACTCCTACCGCCCCGAGCTGACGAGGGGCGGACCGCTGCTCCAGGACCAGTACGAGATCCGCGGGCCGATAGCCCACGGTGGCCAGGGCTGGGTCTATCTGGCCGAGGACACCCATCTGGAGGACCTCGTAGCGGTCAAGGGACTCCTCAACCGCTACGCGGAACGCGGCGCCGCCCAGGCCGGTGAGGAGCGCCGGAGCCTGGTCGCCATCCGGCACGAACGCATCGTCCAGATCCGTGACTTCGTCAGTACCCGCAACGACGACGGCACGGTGTCCGGCGGCTACATCGTGATGGAGGACGTCGGCGACCGGACGCTCTCCGCCGTCGTCGAATCGACCCGGCAGGGCGACTTCGTCCTCGACATCGAGCACGTCATCACCTACGGCTGCCAGATCCTGGAGGCCCTCGCCCATCTGCACGGCATGGACTTCCTGTACGGCGACATGAAGCCGTCCAACGTCATCCACCACCGCGACGGCATCAAGGTCATCGACCTCGGCGGCGTCCGCAAGGCCGGTGCCACCGATCCGCCCCCCGTGATCACGCCCTGGTTCGCCGCACCCGAGATGGACGGCAGTACACCGCTGACCGTCGCGCACGACCTGCACACGGTCGGCATCACCCTGGCCGAACTGGCCGCCTGGGCGGTCGGCGACGATGTGCCCGGACTCGGCATCAGCTCGTTCCGGCTGGTGGTGGAGCGGGCCACGGAGCGCGACCCGGAGCGCCGGTTCGACTCCGCCGACGACATGTCGGGGCAACTGCGCGGTGTCCTGCGCGAGATCCGGGCCCTGCGCGGCAAGCGCGACCAGCCCGAGCCCTCCGCGTACTTCACCCCGTCCACCGAACTGCTGGGCGCCCGGCTGGGTTCGGTGCCCGACTACGCCCACTGGCTGTGCCGTCCCCCGTACGGCCGCCGCCAGACGCCTGAGTCACCCGCGCTCGACTCCGGGCTGCCCACCCCGACCGAGATCGCCCGCCGGCTGCCGGTGCCGAGGCCCTATCCGGGCGACCCGCAGGCGGCCCGGTTCGGGGTCAGCAGCTACGACCCCGGGCAGCCGCTGAACCAGCCGGCCCACGGCGAGCAGTCGGTCGAGATCTGCCTGCACAACGCCCGGCTGCTGCTCGGCCACGAGGGCGACGAGGCACTCGCGGCGGCGCGGGAACAGCTCGCCGCGGCGGCCGCCATACCGGGCCCGGGACCGGTGCGGGAGTGGCGGCTCAGCTGGCACCGGGGGCTCCTCGCGCTGCGTGGCGCCGATGTGCTGGACGACCGGGAGCCGATGCTCGAACAGGCCCTGGAACAGTTCTCCGCCGTGCACCGGGCGCTGCCCGGCGAGTACGCGGCCAAACTGGCGCTGGCGTACAGCGCGGAACAGCTCGGCGAGGACCGGCCGGCCGCGGCGGGGCCCTCGGCGTACGAACTCTTCCGGGCCGTGCACGCCCGCAACCCCTCACACGTCGGCGCCGCCCTCGGGCTGGCCAGGCTCGCCCTGGCGCGCGGCGACCGGGCCGCCGCGATCGAGGTCCTCGACCTGGTGCCGGACGAGTCGCGGGACCACACCGTCGCGCGGATCGCCGCCTTCCGCATCCGGGCGGCGCGCCTCGCGGCGGGGGAGCGGCCCCTGCCCGAGGAGGCGGAGATCGACGCCTGCCTCGCCGCGCTCGCCCCGGAGCCGGGTGCGCCCGCAGCGGTGGTCGCGGGCGACGAACCCGCCTGGCTGCTCCGGACCGAGCTGTACGAGTGGAAGCTCGACGCGGTGCGGGCCGCGGACAACGGGCCGCGGCCGCGCGGCGGGTGGCTGCGGACAGGTCTGCCGCCCCCGCCCGTACCCGGGGAGCGGGACGTACGGGTGAGGCTGGAGCAGTGCTACCGCTGGCTGGCCCGGCGGCGCCAGGCACCGGCCGAGTACGAGCGGCTGATCGACCTCTCGCACGCGGTCCGCCCGCAGACCCGGTTCTGA